The genome window GCTTGAGAATACGCGTAGTCGAGTGGAAGCTTTTTCATCTACAATGGACCAAAACTCTATCCACTAGGCTACAATGACATAAATGTATAGGCAAACCAAGGAAACAATGAGGAAAGCATGGGGTAGTTTTCGAATTAGCTCCCAGGAGTGACTTTTTAGTGGAAAAGCTTATTTTGCTCAATCTGAAAGAATCAGGTTTTTAAATAGAAAGCAATCAGGGCTAACCAAGTGTCTGAATCAAATCCAGGAACTGAAAAGGTTTTATCACCGTAGGTTTATCAACCATGTCACTCTTTACACCTGTGGAGGAAATGAGTTTGTGTTACTGGCCAGATACAGCCTCTCCTGCGGAGGTGCTGGTGGAAAAGACTTGGTACCAGGCCACCAAGCTAAACCCTGGGCATTAGTTCAGGGAGCTTAGCACAAAAAGTCTTCAGGATCAGACGTTAATTCCAAACCCTCTTGATTACATACCCTTGTCAGTCAGTAGTGCACACAAGTGAGCCTATAATCTTATCAATCAGTGGGTGTCTTTCACAGCCCTTCACACTCCTCATATCCTCATGTCGAACAGAATTCTTACTAAGAAGTGCGCAAAATGGGCTCAGCAAAATGGCTTCAAATAGGTCCTGTGACATCAAGGACTGTGATGCTAAGGAATGGTACATTATAATTGTGGATAACCATCACCCCGGAGCGCCACCAACTACTCTTGCACTCCTATTTTTGACTCCTCTGCTAATCCTAAAAATGTGAGAGTTTGATGCCTGTAGCAGCAGTAGGAGACAGTAACACATGAGGACAGGTCAAGGCTTGCACCCATGGCTGACATTTCAGCACTCTGCTCAGCTGACTAGCTGTCATGATGCGGACTCAGATCCATGCACATACACGCATTAGCTATTTATCTAAATGTCTGTATCTATAACtatgtatatgtacacatactgtatgtatataccATATATACACAGCATGTGGGTCCACTTCGCTTGCATGCCGGTACAGTAATAAGATCTGGTTGGTCTTATGAAAGCAGCATAGGCTACAGACACATTCCCATAtgtatgaatacacacaaattGCATCGAGGTTCACTGGGTCCATATGCCAGTGGGGAATATGGGGCTTATTGATCTTATGGGGAACTATTTTTAGTCAGAATGACGGATGTTTATGTCTTTCATTGATCAAGTTGAGGTGTGGATCTGGGGAATACTTGCTGATTAATCAGGTGGTAAAGGTGGTGAATTACATTTTTGGTACATTAGTTATTGCTACAAGTCCTGTAAAAACAGGAAATCAACATTTCATTGCAAATTCAGCAGTATCTTAGCATTTCTGAGCAAACGTGTGCAAGATAAATTACACCGTACCATTTACCATTTCATGATTTCCTAATATCGCGCAAGCAAATCTCTTATTTATTAACACAGTATGTAATGATACGTATTTCATTAGGACATTGTGTAAACTTGTTGATTGAGCAATGCAGGTTctttggttttgtgtgtatttgtgtatgcatgtgtgtgtgcttctaaGCAACAAAATGACTATTGTGAGCACAGCTCCAGGTGCCTAGCAACCGAATCGCTCTGTTTCCTTGGCAACAGTTGCCGCGCACTCACTGTGTGGGTGATTGGCAGCTTTGACAACGGAGACGGAGTGACACTTGACCTCGCGTGCTGAAtgggaaaggaaagagaaagaaggaacGAGAGATAgaaaagagggggagggagtgggaggggATGTAGAGATGGAGTAGAGACTAAGTGATAATCATTCCCCATTGTAATCATCCCCCAGCATGTTTCATAAGGCGTCGTCAATACCTCTCCAGCTGGGGTCCATCATCAAACGCAGtcgcacacatgcatggacacattCTCCTTCAGTAGAGAGCCCAGGCAGCCACTCCACATCTCATCTATTATCACTCAGCCCTGCCTGGTGCCTAGCCTTGATACACTGTGTCTTCTTCCATTTGTGATTTGCTACATCCTGTGCTCTGCAGGGATGAATGGATGCTGGACTCCTGGAAatgtgtcacagtcacagaTGCCACAGGAGACTAGATCAGAAGCTTTACCCGGAGACATTTTACTTTGAAACGGGTACCATGGTGTCTCTGACACCTTGGATGTGGTTTCAGTGCTGTAATTATTGAAATGGTTTTCTGCAGACTAGGTCCTCTGTCTAGCGAGTCACTGAGCATATACCACTTTATTTGGTTTTCACTTCATCAAAAGCCAAAAGGAAATTGCCATTTTCTTTGCGCTTCACGTCTGAATCTCCCCTAACCTTTCCCAGCTAGTCAAGTCATGCTGTTTCACGGTCAGTTTACAATTAGGAAAAGCTCTGAGACAATTAACAAAAGATTCTAGGtggtctgttttgttgtcagttttaatGTGAAACCCAGTAAAAGCTAAGTTTTATCTTCTATCTTGTTCAACTTTTACTATAAAATCTATTTTCTGCTGACTCAAAGTCAAAAGCAGAGAAATTTAAGGTTGTCCCAGTGCTTATACCTGTGTGAGTTACTATGAACGCCATTATTTTCTATCTCTGATCTCCATTTCTTTGACAGGTTCCCTGGTTCTCTGTTTTGCCCTCTACTTTGAGGTTGTCCCTCCATCTGCCACCAGCTGGTGGTGCTCAATGCTAGACAGTGGATCTTAATTAAACTATTACCTCTGGTTTCTTATTCCCTCAAAATAATAGTATACCATAGAGCACTGAACTAAATTAAATTGAACAAATTTGTATCTACAAACCAAGGATAGATAAACACATCTTAGTCACACAAAACTTTTCAAGAATTACAAATTGCATGACTGGTATAATCAGTTATTCATGCAACAGATAAAACAGCCACACAGTCATGGTGtctaaataatttatttttaatttccgCATAAAAATAGTTACACTCTGACAAAGGGCAACCAATCAGAAGTTATTGGCAATGTCtttgaaaaagaaggaaaacagacCTACTGTATCACCCGAATGTAGTACCATCACAAATTTATTCTTCCATTTACCTTTATTTCAAGTCACACTCATCAATTTCATTAACATTAAGAATAAAAAGTTCACTTTTTTCCATGAGTAAACAATTCAACACTGATGGTTcttgtaaaagaaaaaggaaaaaaaaaaaaaaaaacaatattacagGTTCATACGGGCAGGATTGCACTTCCCtgtatatattaaatattacaGATCACTGAATCTGTTAGGATAGAATTTGAAACACTTCCTAACTTATGAAGATTTTAGCAGCTAAACGCAAGTCTGTTTTCCTCACATTGTCCTTCTCTCCACTGGAATGACTGTACATAGATGAGGTGAACTGTGGGTAACAATTACTTTTAAAATTAACTAAAATTTACACAGGAGCCGAGTCATTAGCATGATAAACATAGATGATATACGTCtgcatacattaaaaacaaaaaaggactTTTTCCAAATCAACTACACAGCATTAAACCGAGATGTCAACCAAATGCTACGTGCAGTGCCATCATACGTGTTACTGTCAGCTTAAATTGTGACATTCAGCCCAAGATGAAGTTCAGTCCCATGTGAAACCTCTATCCTAGCTTTTGTACATGGCAGTGTAGCCAACTTGGACCAAGCCCTCTCCAACTAGATCCTGCTGCTGTTAGTGTGAGATTTTGTTTGAGAGAAAATTGGTGTGTATGACATTCATAACACTGTTCACTCTTATGTACACCAGACCTACCCCCAGACATAATCCTTAACAGCATATACAGCTGCGGAGTTCATATTCTCTCTCAAAATCCAAATTTTGAAAGTGTTTGCTTTTCCCACCATAAGCTAAAAGATGGGCCTCTCTGCAGGCAACTCAAGAATTTATTTGTTCTTTCTGAAAGCCACCTTGGCAGTCCttgctattttatttaatatatttgaTGGGCTCAAAGGTCTATCAAATAAATTTACAATTGTTCAATCCATAAACATTGAGCGGTTgaagatttgtttttaaaagccGTAATAATTTATGGAATCTATTTTACTCTTCTATGTCAGTTACGACTGCAAAACACACTTGTTTTCATTACACCAAATGAATCCACAAATGAAGCCCAAGATAAAACAATTTGTTTACATGCAGCCTGCCTGGTTGGATGTGCGAAGGTAAGTCAGGGTACATTAGAGAGAACAAATTGTGAGACAAATGTCACTCAGGATTTCAAAACAAGAGTTATGAGCTGAAAAGACAGAACTTTTAAGAACAACAGAACCATCCAGGGCCTGTTTGTATCGAAATGGGTCTGCAAGAACCTAGCTTAAAGTCTAAAGTGAACACAGTTTTAACCTGTGAGTAACAAGGACCTGacaggggaaaacaaacaatatattatATTTCCACACTCCTCTTCTAACCAACTTGATCCTTATAAACCCAGGCCAACTGGTCACCTCATCGTTCTTCCTCTCCTGAAAGGCATCCGGCCTCAATGAGGGCTATTGATTGGCTGCTTCACAGGCATCTATCCAATCGCTGTACACATCAACGGGCTCTGAAAGGTCTTAAGAGTGCTGGATTAAGGATAAATAGGTTTTATCACTCAAACGGTGTTCAGATTTCAGATGACGTGACAAATTATGGAATGGCAGCGAAAATGTGGATGCTTGCTGGCAAAGCATCTGCAAGTCATTACTCTAAAGGCTGAGTCCATGCTGTGGCATCAGCATCAACTGCCTTCTCCAATAATAATCAGACCTACATATCACTTGCCAGAAATCAGAGCAAAAGAACTCATTTTCTGCCTTGACATGCATAGGAGGAGGCTGGAGGTCTCAAATTTGTCAAATGCAGAGTGCACTATGTTGAAAGATAACAGATGACTTGCATTTAAAAAGTGAGTAAATGagaatttgttgttgttctgacTCTAAATGGTAGTATCCCTAACATATACACAGCAAAGTTTGTCAATTTTGTTTATCCTGAAACTAACAGCGGATGATGGGAAACTGAACAGCAGATGAATATGTGGTTATTCACCTTAAAATATATCTTATCAGCTGAATTGATAATACTTCTACACTAATAATAATCTAATTTTTACAATCAAAGAGACTACAgccaatataataaaaatagtcACTCATCTTACTGTTGATAGTGCCAATCTCCTACTACTAGTGTGGTGCACTAGAGCGAGTGATGTACCATAAACACAAGGATGACTtggcgtgtgtgtttttttaatcaatttccCCAAACCTCAGTGTACCTTTAAAGCTCTGAGCGCACATTTTACTACTTGCAGTGAAAATTGAGCGTTTTTACTCATTGGTCATATCGGTGGCGATTCCTTAGCAATTTGTAGAGGTGATTATGTGCAATGTTACTTTGAGGGGGTCAAGATTTGGAATATGGGCTGACttgcagaaaacaaagaagaTTTGGTGAATCAATGTACAATTTAAGATCTTGTAGAGAATAATTTCCATGACTGCCTGTCTGCATTGCCTCAAAATGTTCCCTGGGCAACATGATCTAAAAAAAGGATCTGCTGCAGAAGAAATATTGCTGTAGACTACTCCACCAATAAGCAAAGGACATATGTTTATCCTTGTGAGCAAGGCGCTCATTATTGTTCTGTTGTGAGGCTGAGAGATAATAACCTCGTGGAAAGTTCATATCTGTATAAGGATACAGGTAATGGGGGTCTGGAACTCCTCCAGGCAGACTGTGCATGATATTATCCCAGtatttctgcttctctccctgtCGACAGAAATGAGGAAATTAGGTTGTCAGTGGCCATCTCAGCAGGAACCAATCAAACATGAAAGCGATGTTCCCACATGAtaatgtgctgtgttttttcgTACATTTTGACATCACATGACTTCTCGTGGTTGCAGAAAGGACATGTAAACTGAGTTTCAAGATCCCCTGTCATCTTCTTCTTAGGAGGAGGCTTTCGCTTGGATTTGCGGCGACCCATTGCAGACGATGAACCAAGCCTGtttgaaaaaatgacaataaacatGCAACTTAAACAGGTAGAAGTTGCAGGTGGAGCGAACACGACGAGAAACAACATGCGTCAAACGTTTAGCAAACAACTCAGACCAGCAGCTGGCTAAAATAACAGTTGGCTAGTTGGCTagcaggctaacgttagcatgtTTGATCTCTCAACACAACACAGGCAGCCTGCCGATAAACATCTGAGGTACACGGGCTTCTGTATTAAAACGTATTCGCCTGGCGGTTCGCTCGCCACAGTAAAGGGTTAATGGCTGTTAAGTGTATTGAAATAAAGTTTCACAGTGTTTACCTCTGGCTGTAGAGAATACACGTTGTTGGGTCTTCCTCAAGCTGTGAGACCCGGTCTGCAGCTCTGCGCGTtacctgattggctgaaagtaTGTCGTTCTCGCCGTGCTATTGGCTCAGGAACTGTCCATCAAAGTGATTGACAGGGTCGGCACAGCTACGTACAGAGCCCACCTCCCGCCGGGGGGCGACAGAAGATCAGGTATGTTGGCGGATAAGTTGGACATCATGTTTTTGCTAACTACTCGCTCTTTAATTGATATTTCGACACGACCTTTGCCTTATATTACAACGTCATTTAGAttaccttttaaaataaaatgtcaaattaagtTGTGCTGCTTTCACAAAACCCGGAAAATCAAATTAGCTAACATTTAGGTACGTGTCAAGTCTCCCCATTCCCCCAGGGAATTTAGCAGGTGATAACATACTTGCTTTGTAGGtatgtgcagcagcagagcctgtttttattatcattataataattattgtaatacgacataaaaatggaaatgctaGCACTGTTTCATTTGCAGCTTgtacaaaacattttgtaaccAAAGCCACGCCATGTGTTTGGATATAGGATGTTAGCTCGACTAGCTAACATGAAGAGGTGAAGGGCTCTGCTCAGGTGGTTGTCCTCAGCTGTGGCTAAAACTCACCTTGCAACGTAAGGAGGTCAGCAGTGATAGTGGATAGATATACTGTGTCCTcactgtgaaagtgtgtgtctgtgcaaccTTGTTTTCCTGTCACCTCCAGTCAGATGTCAGTGATGTGGACAGTCAAAGTGGTGGGTCTGGGTGTTGTTGGCTTCACTGTCAGTGTGGAGCTGCTGGGCTGGCTCCTCCGTCGCCTCAGGCCTGTAAGACAACCCCTGAAAGAGGTCATCTTCTTCCCCTCAGAGGTGGCCTGTGTGGAGCACATCTTCACTCCCGGTAAAGCAAAGTAAGTGAAAACTGACATTGtgttaaataaacttaaaaaaggAAGTCAAAAAACCAACAGTGGCCCAAAAAAATCTGCTATGCTGTGAACATCTTCTCGCAGGGGATGTACAgttgatgaaataaaatgaaaatagctCAGTATTAAAATGCAGACCAAAAAACACACTGCCCAAGCTGAGTGCTCCAAGGTGACAGTTGCAGGAGGACAGGATGGTTTCTGAGGCTGTGACACAGAGGCAGTTCTACTGTATAAACACTCCAAAATTCATTAATGCTTAAAATAGTATACTCTTTATAATTACCCCAAACATAAATTAATGTAAATGTGATTACGTATTGGTTATGTATTCATTCTATCTGGACAACCTCTGCTGGTAAAATGTAGGGATAGACCAATAGCTTTTGGCCGATATCGACTTTAAAAGGCAATATCAATGTCAGTCCAATCTGTCATTGTTTGGCTGAATATCAAATTGTCATTTGTGTGACCTTTGTTTTTAAGAATGTGTCATTTAATACAACTATTAGCTACAGAGTAAAattaatatgttttaaaaacactCATGATCTTGAGAGaggcctgtctgaaaagctgaacttgttttgcacctgcatttgtattataattctttgaaaaattcatatcagcATAGGCGGTTATGGGTCAGAAGATCTCACAGATTTGTATtaccctcaaaaaaaaaaaaaaaaaaaaaaaaaaaaaggtgcattcTTAGTACAATGACAGTTTGAGTATTAGGCCTATGtcaagagagagcagagaataCTTTATGGAATATAGCCTGTGAAAGACCATGTATATAATACAGCTAAATAAGcaaaatttctttttctttttcctctctccctctttctttgctCCTGCACCTTCAGTTCATGTTTCTGCCCCTTGCGTCATGGTGTAGACACGTCGTTCTCTCGTCTTCTCCGCCACCTCatgtctgcctcctcctctctggacCTGTGTATCTTTGCTTTTTCCAACATGGACCTGAGCAGGGCCGTAGTAGCTCTGCACAGCAGGGGCCTAACCATCCGCGTTCTTACAGACAAAGACTACGTGGCCGTCAGCGGCTCCCAGATTGGGGTCCTCCGCAAGGCTGGTAAGGGAGAGAGACCATCTGATATTTGCTTCTGATGTCATAGTGAAGTACAATGTCTAGTCATGCCGTGTGACCTTAACAAGGATGAATGTAACTAATTGCATTTACTGCAGTCAGTGAAATTGAGTACCTTTATTGTGtaaaagtcagtttttttaCTTAACCACATTGATGCTGTAGTAGTGTACTTGGCTACATTTTCAATCACACCCATTATAGAGAAGCAAACCTAAACTGGCTCGTTCAGTTAGTTTCGTAATTTCTAAACTTTCTGCTGAAAAGAATCTATTTTGAGCTGCCCTCTTGACCTTTTtagatgttttcttttctaaaaagtAACTTGGTAACATTTACTTTgagcacattttaaatgagctactttttaatGTTCACTAAGTTGATTGTTACACCAGTTATTTTACTTGTACTTACTTTAAAATTCCCCAAATTAACAGTACTTCTGGTGGAGTAGGATGTTTCAGTGCTCTTTCCAACCCTGGACCTAGCCAGTGATATTTACTAAACACTCCTGTTCCAAGAAACTTCATGCATCCTGACCCTGAGACTCGCATTCAGACATCTGAATATAGGAATATCTTTTGTTAGAAGTGTCACGCCAACCTCTGTTGTCTAATCACTATGGGCCAATTCCACATGAAATGCGGGAAGGATGACTCAGGGCTTGCTCAACAAAAGGTGCTCACTCTGTGTTCGTAGACTAGCAGCGTCATCATCAGTGAGTCTCCCAGGTCCCTCTGTGATAAATAGAGCGATGATAGAACTGTCTAGGGGAACGGGGGTTGCCACTACAAGCCCTGCAATGAGTCAGTATAATCATACTCTGAGAGATTTGAGAGAAATACCacgtgtctgtctctctctcactgtctcaccctctctccctgcctctctgcttTTAACTTAATTACAGCCATAATGTTACTTAAGAAATTGGCAACCAGAAAGCAAATTACATTAGGCAAAGTGTGtctctgcaagtgtgtgtgcgcaaatgACTGTGAACCTCATGAGATCCTGTTTGACGCAAGGGACAATCAACTCTTTACAAAccatttgttgcattttgtcatGAGTCCTGAAGAAACCTGAGATCTTCAAATAGTTTAAAGTGACAAATCAAGTaagcatttctgttttgtttcatttctcccTGACACCAAAATATATTTGACATTTCATTGTGCTGTGCTTTGGCTTCGTTTGCAGTGACTGTTTTGGCTTAGTCTAGAGTTTGTGTACAAATCATTTTCTACATAAGGGACACATTGTCGGCTCCAGCTACTGTGGAAACATACTTGACCAGCTTGAAAACATAAGCCTACCGCAGAAGGTGCTCAAACACAGAGCACTTTCTGGAAGTTCACTGCAATATTACTTTGTGCACATCCAAGAATTTCACAGTTGCATTCAGGTGAGATCGGCAAGTATAAAAGGATTTGAAAGAACAACTGAT of Myripristis murdjan chromosome 1, fMyrMur1.1, whole genome shotgun sequence contains these proteins:
- the pld6 gene encoding mitochondrial cardiolipin hydrolase — protein: MSVMWTVKVVGLGVVGFTVSVELLGWLLRRLRPVRQPLKEVIFFPSEVACVEHIFTPGKANSCFCPLRHGVDTSFSRLLRHLMSASSSLDLCIFAFSNMDLSRAVVALHSRGLTIRVLTDKDYVAVSGSQIGVLRKAGICVHCVSCTMYMHHKFAVVDGRLLITGSLNWTLTAVQKNNENVIVTEEPDLLRPFIKEFQRLWEENDPARCHQSNGVQPTTPPASSGLATMSL
- the LOC115364427 gene encoding transcription elongation factor 1 homolog, producing the protein MGRRKSKRKPPPKKKMTGDLETQFTCPFCNHEKSCDVKMERSRNTGIISCTVCLEEFQTPITYLSEPVDVYSDWIDACEAANQ